A genomic stretch from Lathyrus oleraceus cultivar Zhongwan6 chromosome 2, CAAS_Psat_ZW6_1.0, whole genome shotgun sequence includes:
- the LOC127121582 gene encoding ATP-dependent Clp protease proteolytic subunit-related protein 2, chloroplastic, which produces MMPIGTPRVRYKTPGEDSWQWIDLWNALYRERVVFIAQEINEEFSNQILATLLYLDSIDNTRFLYLYINGPGGELTPCLALYDTMQSLETPIATHCVGQAYNMASFLLAAGQKVLYYPTVF; this is translated from the exons ATGATGCCCATTGGAACTCCTAGAGTACGCTATAAAACACCTGGTGAAGATTCTTGGCAATGGATTGATTTATGGAATGCCCTT TATCGAGAACGTGTTGTCTTCATTGCACAAGAGATAAATGAAGAATTTAGTAATCAAATATTGGCAACTTTGCTGTATCTTGACAGTATAGATAACACCAGGTTTCTCTATTTGTACATTAATGGTCCTGGTGGGGAG CTTACACCATGCTTGGCTCTCTATGATACCATGCAGAGCTTGGAGACTCCTATAGCCACTCATTGTGTGGGCCAAGCTTATAATATGGCATCATTTCTTCTTGCAGCTGGACAAAAGGTGTTGTATTATCCTACTGTCTTTTAG